Proteins from a genomic interval of Blastocatellia bacterium:
- a CDS encoding D-alanine--D-alanine ligase family protein codes for MRKLRVAVIFGGRSGEHEVSLRSAASIIRAMDRNKYDIIPIAITKEGRWLSPAESEKLLPQEVLTAPTDSVALLADPVEQSLVRFDGECRILKRERVDVVFPVLHGPYGEDGTIQGLFEMANIAYVGSGVLASAVGMDKHVMKRLFREAGLPVVRFIAFLRTEWEENPRRLCRRVLDEIGLPCFVKPANLGSSVGVTKVKAKDHLAEAIDLAAAYDRKIMVEEAITCREIEVSVLGNDHPIASLPGEIIPGAEFYDYADKYLNDAAQLIVPARLPQRVIRRFQQLAIRAFQTIDAAGLARVDFFLERGTNRIIINEINTMPGFTEISMYPKLWEVSGIPFPQLVDRLIELALERHREKSRSRTSYEPPR; via the coding sequence ATGAGAAAGCTCCGCGTGGCTGTGATCTTCGGTGGTCGGTCGGGCGAACACGAAGTCTCGCTTCGGTCGGCAGCGTCCATTATTCGGGCGATGGACAGAAACAAGTATGACATCATCCCCATCGCCATCACCAAAGAGGGACGATGGCTGTCGCCCGCCGAGTCCGAGAAACTGCTTCCTCAGGAAGTTCTCACGGCGCCAACGGATTCGGTGGCGCTCCTGGCCGATCCGGTGGAGCAGTCCCTCGTTCGCTTTGACGGCGAGTGCCGCATTCTCAAACGCGAACGGGTGGATGTCGTCTTCCCCGTCCTCCACGGCCCCTACGGGGAAGACGGAACGATCCAGGGATTATTCGAGATGGCCAACATCGCCTACGTCGGTTCGGGCGTGCTGGCCTCGGCCGTCGGCATGGATAAGCACGTCATGAAACGGCTCTTCCGCGAAGCCGGCCTTCCGGTCGTGCGGTTCATCGCCTTTCTCCGCACGGAGTGGGAGGAGAATCCCCGTCGTCTCTGCCGCCGCGTTCTGGACGAAATCGGCCTGCCCTGCTTCGTGAAACCGGCCAATCTGGGGTCATCAGTGGGAGTGACGAAGGTCAAGGCAAAAGATCATCTGGCTGAGGCGATTGATCTGGCCGCCGCGTATGACCGGAAGATCATGGTCGAGGAGGCGATCACCTGCCGGGAAATCGAAGTCAGCGTCCTGGGCAACGATCATCCCATCGCCAGTTTGCCCGGAGAAATTATTCCCGGCGCCGAATTTTATGATTACGCCGATAAGTATCTCAACGATGCCGCTCAACTCATCGTCCCGGCCCGACTCCCGCAGCGCGTGATTCGCCGCTTTCAGCAGCTTGCCATTCGTGCCTTTCAAACGATTGACGCCGCCGGGCTCGCCCGCGTGGATTTCTTCCTCGAACGGGGCACGAATCGAATCATCATCAACGAGATTAACACCATGCCGGGTTTCACCGAGATCAGCATGTATCCCAAGCTCTGGGAGGTCAGCGGCATTCCTTTTCCGCAGTTGGTGGATCGCCTCATCGAGCTGGCTCTGGAGCGTCACCGGGAGAAATCACGCTCTCGCACAAGCTACGAGCCGCCCCGGTGA
- the asnS gene encoding asparagine--tRNA ligase has protein sequence MTQVYIKDVGRYVNQEVTLKGWLYNLRSSGKILFPQIRDGSGIIQGVVVKSAVSPEVWEGFERLTQESSIIVRGRVREDKRAPGGYEIDVNDLQIVQIAEPYPLGKKDHGIDFLMDHRHLWLRSRRPHAVLKVRHEVIRAIRDFFDSNGFVLCDAPIFTPAACEGTTTLFEVNYFDEQKAYLTQSGQLYNEAACMAFGKVYCFGPTFRAERSKTRRHLTEFWMVEPEVAHATLEDMMQLGEQLILYILGRVLEANRAELAVLERDVSKLERIAPPFPRLTYEEAGRLLHQAGIPFEWGDDFGSPQETFLSQQFDRPVMIHRYPAAVKAFYMEPDPERPDLALCVDVLAPEGYGEIIGGGQRIASLELLEERLRQHQLPREAFEWYLDLRRFGSVPHAGFGMGIERVVAWICGLEHVREAIPFPRMLYRLRP, from the coding sequence ATGACACAGGTTTACATCAAAGACGTGGGACGGTACGTTAACCAGGAGGTCACGCTCAAAGGCTGGCTCTACAATCTGCGGTCGAGCGGAAAGATTCTCTTCCCGCAAATTCGTGATGGCTCCGGCATCATTCAAGGCGTGGTGGTGAAATCGGCGGTGTCACCGGAGGTGTGGGAGGGATTTGAACGTCTCACGCAAGAATCCTCGATCATCGTACGGGGGCGCGTGCGGGAAGACAAGCGGGCCCCTGGAGGATATGAGATTGATGTCAACGACTTGCAGATCGTGCAGATCGCCGAGCCCTATCCCCTGGGGAAGAAGGATCACGGCATTGACTTCCTCATGGATCATCGGCATCTGTGGCTGCGATCGCGTCGCCCTCATGCCGTTTTGAAAGTTCGGCACGAGGTCATTCGAGCGATCCGCGACTTCTTCGATTCCAACGGGTTTGTCCTCTGCGATGCCCCTATTTTCACTCCGGCGGCCTGTGAGGGAACGACGACGCTGTTCGAGGTGAATTATTTTGACGAGCAGAAAGCCTATCTCACACAGTCGGGCCAGCTCTATAACGAAGCGGCCTGCATGGCCTTTGGCAAAGTCTACTGTTTTGGGCCGACCTTTCGGGCTGAACGATCCAAGACGCGACGGCACCTGACGGAGTTCTGGATGGTCGAGCCGGAGGTGGCCCACGCCACGCTCGAGGACATGATGCAGCTTGGCGAGCAGTTGATCCTGTACATCTTGGGTCGCGTCCTGGAGGCGAATCGAGCGGAGCTGGCCGTGCTGGAGCGAGATGTGTCGAAGCTCGAACGCATCGCGCCTCCTTTTCCGCGTCTGACCTACGAAGAAGCGGGCCGCCTGCTTCACCAGGCGGGTATTCCTTTTGAATGGGGCGACGATTTCGGCTCTCCACAGGAGACCTTCCTGTCCCAGCAGTTTGATCGCCCCGTGATGATCCATCGGTATCCGGCGGCGGTGAAGGCGTTTTACATGGAGCCTGATCCGGAACGGCCGGACCTGGCCCTCTGCGTGGATGTTCTGGCTCCGGAAGGATACGGCGAGATCATCGGCGGAGGGCAACGGATAGCGTCGCTGGAGCTGCTCGAGGAGCGCCTTCGTCAGCACCAGCTTCCCCGCGAGGCCTTCGAGTGGTATCTCGATCTTCGACGATTCGGTTCGGTCCCTCATGCGGGTTTTGGCATGGGGATTGAACGGGTCGTCGCCTGGATCTGCGGTCTGGAGCATGTCCGCGAAGCGATTCCTTTCCCCCGCATGCTTTACCGCTTGAGGCCCTGA
- the rocF gene encoding arginase, whose product MKKIKILGVPMDLGADRRGVDMGPSAMRIAGLRPRLHALGYDVEDLGNISVAIPEVLRVIDKRAKYLPEVAHVSRELAQRVRTIVADGAIPLVLGGDQSVSIGTIAGVASHYRQRGQRIGVIWFDAHADMNTPETTPSGNIHGMPYAISLGMGPSELTEIEGFSPKLDPSVCTLIGPRNIDPLERENVRRSGIKVFTMRELDELGMREVMRQAIEIATRDTVGFHVSVDMDFFDPTYAPGVGTPERGGATYREGHLAMELIADTKKIVSLEIVEVNPVLDERNRTAEFAVELVLSAFGKRIL is encoded by the coding sequence ATGAAGAAGATCAAAATCCTCGGCGTGCCGATGGATCTGGGAGCCGACCGACGCGGTGTGGACATGGGTCCTTCGGCCATGCGCATTGCCGGTCTTCGGCCTCGACTGCACGCCCTCGGCTATGACGTAGAAGACCTGGGTAATATCTCCGTCGCTATCCCGGAAGTGTTGCGCGTGATTGATAAAAGGGCCAAATACCTGCCCGAAGTCGCTCACGTGAGCAGAGAGTTGGCGCAACGGGTTCGGACCATCGTCGCCGACGGAGCCATTCCGCTGGTCCTCGGAGGCGACCAATCCGTCTCCATCGGGACGATTGCCGGTGTCGCGTCTCATTACCGCCAGCGCGGCCAGCGTATCGGCGTCATCTGGTTCGACGCCCATGCCGATATGAACACGCCCGAGACGACACCATCGGGCAACATTCACGGTATGCCCTATGCGATCTCGCTCGGCATGGGACCGAGCGAACTGACCGAGATCGAGGGATTTTCGCCCAAGCTCGATCCCTCGGTGTGCACGCTCATCGGTCCCCGCAACATTGATCCGCTCGAACGCGAGAACGTGCGACGAAGCGGGATCAAAGTCTTCACCATGCGCGAGCTGGATGAGCTGGGGATGCGGGAAGTCATGCGCCAGGCCATCGAGATCGCCACGCGGGACACGGTGGGATTTCACGTCAGCGTGGATATGGACTTTTTCGATCCCACCTATGCTCCGGGCGTGGGCACGCCCGAACGGGGAGGGGCGACCTATCGGGAAGGTCACCTGGCGATGGAACTGATCGCCGACACGAAAAAGATCGTCTCCCTGGAGATCGTCGAAGTTAATCCCGTTCTCGATGAGCGCAACCGCACGGCGGAATTCGCCGTCGAATTGGTTCTGTCGGCATTCGGCAAGAGAATCCTTTAG
- a CDS encoding class I SAM-dependent methyltransferase yields the protein MDPTRLFLRFIEMAELRPGHTVMDVTFQGSLFALQLLRLVEPQGKVVCVAFTPDHLERARAEARSFGLAVEARLDWRLLTASRFPFDDGQFDVITCHGGFRFLNASRFFQEAARVLAPGGRLVLSERLLRATSFDPLFLKLRRLSYRYLWRNIEEAEATFHTADDLAEMAQAAGFRQIFIRGLERPRWGRLPVLSIVRALK from the coding sequence GTGGACCCCACACGACTCTTTCTTCGCTTCATCGAAATGGCCGAACTGCGGCCGGGGCACACCGTCATGGACGTCACGTTCCAGGGCAGTTTGTTTGCTCTTCAACTGCTTCGGCTGGTCGAACCTCAGGGAAAGGTTGTCTGCGTCGCCTTCACTCCCGACCATCTCGAACGCGCTCGAGCGGAAGCGCGGTCGTTCGGATTAGCTGTGGAAGCCCGCCTCGACTGGCGACTCCTGACGGCGAGCCGATTCCCCTTCGACGACGGGCAGTTCGATGTCATTACCTGTCACGGAGGATTCCGCTTTCTGAATGCATCCCGATTTTTCCAGGAGGCGGCGCGCGTGCTCGCGCCGGGAGGGCGACTTGTCCTGAGCGAGCGCCTGCTGCGGGCGACGTCGTTCGATCCGTTGTTCCTGAAACTGCGCCGCCTAAGCTATCGCTACTTGTGGAGAAACATCGAGGAAGCCGAAGCCACCTTCCATACGGCCGATGATCTGGCCGAAATGGCTCAGGCCGCTGGCTTCCGCCAGATTTTCATTCGCGGCCTGGAGCGTCCCCGATGGGGACGTCTGCCGGTGCTCTCCATTGTTCGTGCTCTCAAGTAA